The candidate division KSB1 bacterium genome contains the following window.
TACAGCGTTTTGGCAAGGTAATTTAAGCCCTTCCCACTAAATTAGGGACTGAAACTCGGCATTCAGACAAGTATTTTTTGAATCACTAAAAGGTACCTTGAATTTAAGGAACTTTTTCCAATGCTCCGTGTACGATTAGATAAACAGGTTAATGTGAGTAAATACTCACTCACTCAAGAAACTGTAACTTGCCCAAACCTCTTACCAAAAAATCTGAAGTGATTGACGCGGCGCTATCTCTTTTTATGCGGCAAGGTATCAAAGCCACTACTACCCGTGATATTGCCCTGCGAGCCGGTATTGCCGAAGGTACTATCTACCGACATTTTGAAAGCAAGGCGGAACTGGCAGAAAGTATCTTCGAGCAAAATATAGATTTTTTCTGGAAATTTCTGAAAGGCTATCTCAAGAATACCAAAACACCGGAAGAGATGTTAGGGGCTTTCGTGCAGGGCTATTTCGAGTTTTCTCGCCGAGAACAGAAACGATACAGCTTCCTTATCGCTGCGCATCAGACTGAGCTGAAGAAACATTCCCGAGACAAAATGAAGCCTATGCAGATGCTAAAAAAGATTCTTAGACTGGGACAAAAGCAAGGACGGTTTAGAAAATTAGACACAAGTTTAGCTGGTGCCATGATAATGGGCACCATCATGCAAACCATCTTTTATCTTAAAAACGGACGCATAGCCGTGAACTACACTGAGTTGACAGAAGAAGTAATGCAAACTTGTCTTAAAATGATGCAAAAATGAGTTTGAATCAAAATATCTCTAAAAATAAAAGGTCCACCAGGAGAGAACAAAAATCTTCTCTGACACGGTATCTCGATGAAATCAGTAAGACACCGGTACTACCGCGTGCTGAAGAAATCGTCTTGATAAAGCGAGCCCAAAAAGGGTGTCAACAGGCGGCCGAGAAGCTAATACGTTCTAACCTGCTCTTTGTGGTGAGCGTAGCCAAGGAATATCAGAACCGCGGATTGTCCCTAGCCGATTTGATTAGCGAAGGGAATATCGGTCTTATGCGCGCTTTAGAGACGTTCGATCCCAATCGCAGTCTAAAGTTTATTACTTATGCGGTTTGGTGGATACGCCAGGCGATGCGACAGGCTTTATACGACAAAAGCCGTATAGTTCGACTGCCCCAGAATCGTCTGCAGCAAGTTAGACAGACTCTACGTGCTGTTGACTCATTAGAACAAAAATTTAAACGGGAGCCTACTGTTGCGGAAATCTCTGAAGCCCTTGGTAATGAGTCGCACGCGTTTTGCAATGCCTCAAAGTACTTACAATTCCAACAATACCTGGACACCCCATTAGATCATGATTCTACTAAACGCCTGATTAACATTATCCCAGATACAAATACCTCGTCTCCGGACGCCGGTTTGAAGTCTGAATCGCTGAAAAAGGAGCTGAAAATTGCATTAAAGGTTTTGAAAAATCGTGAAAGAGTGATTTTGCAGTTGCTGTACGGCCTTGGAGGCAGCCGGCCATTAACCCTTGGTGAGGTTGGTGAGCCACTTGGGATTTGCAGGGAACGGGTGCGGCAAATACGTAATGAAGCCCTCGCCAGGTTACGTCGCTCAAAACAAGTGAGGAATAACCTTCGAGGCTATTTGGAGTAAAGAATTTAAGAATAGCCAATATGAGAATCCGTTGTATTACGATTTTAGATAACTCACTAATTTGTGAAACGTTTTTTCAGCGGACTCATAAGTTTGAAAATAATCATCAATTTTATTTTTATGATGTTTTTTGTAATTTAAATTGAAAGGATATTAGTGCATCGATTGTGGGGCTTGTGAACCGGAATGCCCAGTAGAAGCTATCTTCCCCGAAGATGAAGTCCCTGACAAATGGAATGATTGCACAAGATACAACTATGAGGGCATTTGGTGTTTCACCACCGTAAAAGGCGATTTTTAAAAAAAACAATATCCAGTTTCACAGCGGTTCTTCTATCTCCTTCACATTCCTCCCTCCGGGGAACCGCCCGTTTTATTACCTTATAGTAAATTTGCCATATTGAAATGGCAGGAGATAACTTATCTATGAACTCGATAAATGAGAAAGATATTTTGGCGGCCTTGACCCAGGTTCAGGAACCGCAGTCGGGGAAAGATTTAGTTTCACTGAACATGGCTAAAAATGTTGAGATTGATGGGCCACGCGTCAGTTTTACTGTGGAATTCAAGAGTGCCTCTTACCCCTTCAAAGAAAAAGTTCTGGCAAATGCCAAGGCAGTCGTGATGACCATTTCGGGTGTAGGAATCGTAACGGTGAATTCCAAAATCAACGATCCACTTAAGGTCATTTCTTCCCAACCGGCACAAACCATGTCATCCCCACAGCCGGCTATGCGGCCTCAGCAACCTGTGCAGCCGCAAAAACAAAATCTGATTCCTTCAGCCAAAAATACTATTGCAGTCGCCAGTGGCAAAGGCGGTGTTGGTAAGACGACGGTATCTGTCAATTTAGCGGTTTCTTTAGCGCAAAGCGGGGCTGCCGTTGGCTTGTTAGACTCAGATATTTATGGGCCCAATATTCCCATAATGATGGGCGTGAATCAAAAATTAGGAACGCGCAATAACAAAATCGCCCCATTAGAACGATACGGTGTTCATATGGTTTCGGTAGGATTCATCTCAGAAGGCGATACGGCCATTATCTGGCGCGGTCCAATGGTTGGGAAAATGATTCAGCAATTCCTCGGGGAGGTGGATTGGGGTGCGTTAGACTATCTGGTCATTGACATGCCGCCTGGAACGGGCGACGCCCAGCTCACCCTTACTCAGACCGTTCCTTTGACTGGCGCCATCATCGTGACCACTCCTCAGGATGTGGCCCTCGCCGATGCGAAAAAAGGTATCAACATGTTTAGAAAAGTTGAGGTGCCTATATTAGGGCTTGTGGAAAATATGAGTTATTTTATTTGTCCCCACTGCAACAAGCGGCACGAAATATTTGATCATGGTGGCGGAAAAAAGGCCAGTAAAAAATTCAAGGTGCCATTTCTTGGAGAGATTCCTTTGGAAACAAAAGTGCGAATAGGGGGAGACCAGGGAACGCCAATTGTTATTTCAGAACCTGAGGCATCGGTTTCAGTGGCTTTCAAAAATCTGGCTAGTTCAGTAATGAAACAAATCGACATTTTAAAGGCCAAAGAAACAGACCAGGGCTTGTTGAAACGAGTTTTCAAAATAAGTTAGATGAGCGTATCCTTGAATATCTTATTAATCTCTACCTATGAACTAAGCCGCCAACCTTTTGGATTGGCCTCACCTGCTGCCTGGCTGCGTCGTGAGGGTCACAGGGTTACTTGCATCGATTGTGCCCTCGAACCTTTGCCTGCTGACGGAGTTCGGAAAGCAGATTTGATCGCATTCTATATTCCGATGCATACTGCCACTCGGTTAGCACTACAACTGCTTGATCGAGTCAAAGACATGAATCCTACAGCACACGTCTGTTTTTACGGCCTCTATGCTCCCATGAACGAACATTATCTACGACGGTTGGGGGCAGACACGATTTTAGGCGGAGAGTTTGAAGAAGGCTTGGTTAGCCTTGGTAGGCGGTTGCATCAACAGAATTTGACGGCGTCCAATACTGAAGAAAACGGCCCATGGCCACAAACCGAACCCAGGATTTCGCTGAATCGGCAAAAGTTTATCACCCCCGACCGGCAGGATTTGCCATCACTTTCCCGGTATGCACAACTTTGTTGCGGGAATGCTCATTCTAAAGTTGTTGGCTATGTTGAAGCCTCTCGCGGCTGTAAACATTTTTGCCGCCATTGTCCGGTTGTGCCGGTTTACAACGGCCATTTTCGGATCGTACAGCGGGATGTGGTATTAGCCGACATCCGCCAACAGGTGGCAGCAGGCGCAGAGCATATTACTTTCGGAGATCCCGACTTTTTTAACGGACCCGGCCATGCCCTGCCTATTGTAGAGGCGCTGCATAATGAATTTCCGCATCTGACTTATGATGTGACCATCAAGATTGAACACCTGCTTAAATATGCCAAACACCTGCCTGTTTTGCGACAAACCGGCTGCGCCATCGTGACCAGTGCTGTGGAATCCGTTGATGAACGCATCCTTTACTTTTTCGATAAAAGACACACCAAAGAAGATTTTGTTCAGGTGGTGAAACTTTTTGATGAGCTCGGATTAGTTCTCAATCCCACCTTTGTCCCCTTCACGCCCTGGACAAGCCTTGACGGTTATCGGGAATTATTGCAAACCTTGATCAAATTAGATTTAGTTGAAAATGTTTCGCCCGTGCAGTTGGCAATTCGCCTACTCATTCCTGAGGGGTCAAAATTATTAGAACTGCCCGAAACTTCTGCTGTCATAGGCCCATTTAACGAAGAATTGCTCAGTTACGAATGGCAGAATCCTGATCCCCTGGTTGATGAACTACATCAGCGCGTGATGAAAATTGTCAGTGCCGGAAATGCCCGAAAGGCAACTCGACAAGAAATATTCAGAAATGTATGGGATAGTATCGATACCCTATTAGGGAAATCCGATCCGATGCCAGAGCCGCAAAACCATCGTGCGCGGGCAGCCATTCCTTATTTAAACGAACCTTGGTATTGCTGAGCAGAACCGACAGAGGAGCAGTTTGCTCTGGTGTAAATTAAAAGGTGTCTTAAACCATATCCCAGCTAAGTAAAAGGATTTGACCAAATCATGAAAAGCCATACGATATCACGGGTCCCAAAAGGCGTTTCGGCTGGAAGACATTAGTCGGCCTGAACCGCAGGCTGGTGAAGTGCTCGTTAAGATAACAGCCTCGGCGATGTGCCACACCGTCTCAGTTTCTTGGAAGCTGGAACAAGCAAAGAAAGTAAAGAGAGGATTCCAAAAAATCTCTTCTTAAAAACAATGGCTATTGGAGGTAGAAAATGGCAGAATTAGTGCAAATGAAATGTGTTGCCTGCAGTAAGGGTGCGCCCACAGTCACAGAAAAGGAGATTGCGGAATTTATTCCGCAACTACACGAGTGGAGGATAGTGGAACAGGATGGCATCAAACGGGTAGAGCGTCCCTTTAAGTTTGATAATTTTTCTCAGGCCTTGTCATTCACTAACAAAGTGGGCGAATTAGCAGAGGCGGAAGGTCATCACCCAGCCCTGTTGACCGAGTGGGGCAAAGTGACTGTTACCTGGTGGACGCACAAAATCAGAGGGTTGCATCGCAATGATTTCGTCATGGCAGCAAAATCGGATCAATTGTATTAAAGAATTCAGACATGGAGAAAGAAATGCGCTCTTTAGCTGACAATGATAATTCGGAAAAAGAGTATGAATGTCCAGGTTGCGGCCAACCAACAAGCGGTACTGATACCGAAAGTGGCAGCAAGACAGCATTATGCGAGGACTGCTTTAATAGACAGAGATGGGATGATGAAGGGGGTGTCCAGCACAATGGTTCGGATAAATAAGACTTTAACGCCAGTAAGATGAGTTGGACCACCAACGCCTTCAAATGTATGGCCGGGTTGATTAAATCTTAAATGGTCCGTAGAA
Protein-coding sequences here:
- a CDS encoding TetR/AcrR family transcriptional regulator: MPKPLTKKSEVIDAALSLFMRQGIKATTTRDIALRAGIAEGTIYRHFESKAELAESIFEQNIDFFWKFLKGYLKNTKTPEEMLGAFVQGYFEFSRREQKRYSFLIAAHQTELKKHSRDKMKPMQMLKKILRLGQKQGRFRKLDTSLAGAMIMGTIMQTIFYLKNGRIAVNYTELTEEVMQTCLKMMQK
- a CDS encoding RNA polymerase sigma factor RpoD/SigA, coding for MSLNQNISKNKRSTRREQKSSLTRYLDEISKTPVLPRAEEIVLIKRAQKGCQQAAEKLIRSNLLFVVSVAKEYQNRGLSLADLISEGNIGLMRALETFDPNRSLKFITYAVWWIRQAMRQALYDKSRIVRLPQNRLQQVRQTLRAVDSLEQKFKREPTVAEISEALGNESHAFCNASKYLQFQQYLDTPLDHDSTKRLINIIPDTNTSSPDAGLKSESLKKELKIALKVLKNRERVILQLLYGLGGSRPLTLGEVGEPLGICRERVRQIRNEALARLRRSKQVRNNLRGYLE
- a CDS encoding ferredoxin family protein → MDCGACEPECPVEAIFPEDEVPDKWNDCTRYNYEGIWCFTTVKGDF
- a CDS encoding Mrp/NBP35 family ATP-binding protein, with product MNSINEKDILAALTQVQEPQSGKDLVSLNMAKNVEIDGPRVSFTVEFKSASYPFKEKVLANAKAVVMTISGVGIVTVNSKINDPLKVISSQPAQTMSSPQPAMRPQQPVQPQKQNLIPSAKNTIAVASGKGGVGKTTVSVNLAVSLAQSGAAVGLLDSDIYGPNIPIMMGVNQKLGTRNNKIAPLERYGVHMVSVGFISEGDTAIIWRGPMVGKMIQQFLGEVDWGALDYLVIDMPPGTGDAQLTLTQTVPLTGAIIVTTPQDVALADAKKGINMFRKVEVPILGLVENMSYFICPHCNKRHEIFDHGGGKKASKKFKVPFLGEIPLETKVRIGGDQGTPIVISEPEASVSVAFKNLASSVMKQIDILKAKETDQGLLKRVFKIS
- a CDS encoding radical SAM protein, whose amino-acid sequence is MNILLISTYELSRQPFGLASPAAWLRREGHRVTCIDCALEPLPADGVRKADLIAFYIPMHTATRLALQLLDRVKDMNPTAHVCFYGLYAPMNEHYLRRLGADTILGGEFEEGLVSLGRRLHQQNLTASNTEENGPWPQTEPRISLNRQKFITPDRQDLPSLSRYAQLCCGNAHSKVVGYVEASRGCKHFCRHCPVVPVYNGHFRIVQRDVVLADIRQQVAAGAEHITFGDPDFFNGPGHALPIVEALHNEFPHLTYDVTIKIEHLLKYAKHLPVLRQTGCAIVTSAVESVDERILYFFDKRHTKEDFVQVVKLFDELGLVLNPTFVPFTPWTSLDGYRELLQTLIKLDLVENVSPVQLAIRLLIPEGSKLLELPETSAVIGPFNEELLSYEWQNPDPLVDELHQRVMKIVSAGNARKATRQEIFRNVWDSIDTLLGKSDPMPEPQNHRARAAIPYLNEPWYC
- a CDS encoding 4a-hydroxytetrahydrobiopterin dehydratase, with the protein product MAELVQMKCVACSKGAPTVTEKEIAEFIPQLHEWRIVEQDGIKRVERPFKFDNFSQALSFTNKVGELAEAEGHHPALLTEWGKVTVTWWTHKIRGLHRNDFVMAAKSDQLY